Below is a window of Trichosurus vulpecula isolate mTriVul1 chromosome 4, mTriVul1.pri, whole genome shotgun sequence DNA.
tgtgaccttgggcaattgccctgccttccccccctccaaaaaaaaaaaaaagagagaatgcacTACTTTTCCCACAATTTTTGAAGCAGGCAGCAATTTGAGGTGGGGACCTAGTCAATGGATCAAGGGAACGATGTAACCTGCCATGTATTTTCTGAGAACTCCATCTCCCCCTTGTGTCAGGGAAGCCATTAGAGGAAATTTGGTGGGAAACTAGCAAAATTAAGTAGTTCTAGTGTAATCAAGCATGGAAACAAAAGTCTGGGAAAGAACCTCCAATAGGAGAGGATCCGCCTAAAAAGTGGGGTGGCTCCCACCTGCTTTCCATTTGGGTGACCAGACCCTTGCCTAAGGCCAAAGAACAGCCGTAATGCATCTTTTAACATTAAATGTTACTTTATTCTCAAATGAAGATCTGCCTTTTCTCCCTtcacactcccccacccccctaagcacacacaactgaaaagcaagaaaaacaaaaccctggttACAAACATGTATGGTCCAAAACAAACTGCATCATTGGCCGTGCTGAAAAAGGTATCTCAGTCTGTACTCTGAGTTCATCAcgtctctgtcaggaggtgggcagcctGTTTCATCGAGAATCCTCTGGAACTGTGTTGGTCAATGTGTGGACCAGAATTAACAGCCATTAACTTCTGCCTCTTTTTGGCCACGGTCCCAAAAACAGACAGGGACAAAGCGCAGGGGGCAGCGGCCCCTTGTGTTGAATCTTGGTACTGCTTCTTGTAGGACCTTGATGAAGTCTGaacatttctgggcctcaatttcctcaccagtaaaatgaggaagctgaccTCACAGTAGCTGAccactaagatcccttctagcgcTAGAACCCTGCTATCCCTAACTTCCGGCAGGTTAAGCATGCTGCAAGAATTCAGAAGAATAAACAACCTAGACAGTAACTCGCCTGAGGCCAGAATTCTGGGCTTGTGACAGGATTTCAGCTCTAACAGCTAGTGCTATACACTGTGGTTCGGTTGTTTCCagctctatgtgaccccatttgggattttcttggcaaagatactggagtggtttgccatttccttctccagctcattttacagatgaggaaaccgaggcaaatggggttaagtgacttgcccagggtcacacagctagtacacatgtGGTAAGAGAATGGATAGGATGTGGTCCTTCTCCAGCCCTTGCTCTCCTAGGCCTCTGTCATCCACATGCATGCTGTTTCCAgtaccaggaaaaaaataaaagccaagtCAGACACAACGCTGCCAAGTTTCACTCTTCAGGGTTCTAGATACAAATGACAATGGAATTGAACGCCAGTCATACCCCAAACCTGGCAGCCACTTGGAGTTTTACCTTCCGCCGGTCCAGTATCAATGTGATACAAAAATACAAGAACAACCTTTACCCCGTCTGATCAGTGTTTCAGGGTTAGGTTCCTGCTATCCCTAGGAAACATCCTGGCAGGCGAATGCACATGAAGCTGTCTCTGGGCCACAGCGCCCATCAGGCAAGCAAAGCCACAGCACAAACTGTGGGAATGGAGCCAGGGACCACTCGGGTTTTTGGCTGCAGAAAAGGTTCAGGTTCGGCAGGCTGATTCCGACTGCTACCGCTGAGTTGTCGTTCAGTCACTTTATTCCACGCAGAAGTTATTTTCTAGCTCCTGAGATGTAGTTtctagggggaaggggaggcccAGCAGGCTTAAGTTCTGCCCCTACCAGGAAGAGTGGTCCCTGTTATTCCTGGACGCCAGCATCAAGTCCCAGAAATCCCTGGGGCTCTTCTTCACACGGGTTTCTTTGGCTTCCCTTCAGGTCAGCTAAAGAGCTGTCTTTGCTCCAGCTGTCGCTGCTTGTGTTTCTTGAGCTCCCGATAGGCCTGCACCACACGCTCTCTCTCCTCCGCCACAATCCGCTGTCGTGCCAGTGAGACAGCTGGGGGTTGGGAGGCATTGCTGGGGGTCAGGAGGCTCGTCAGCAACAGCGACTTCTTGCCGAGCTGAGGAAAAGAGGGCAGTAAGTAGAGAAGGTTGGGGATCAGGAGAGGGATCCCCTTGGGCCTGTTCTTAGCACTGAGATCAGTCCCAGTATTTGTGTCAACAGCTCCCAGCCCCACCCAGGCCAGGCCAGGAGAATAAGGCTCCTCTGCTCCCAGGCACACTTCCCAGGTGCCACCCAGAAGCCCCCCCAAATCAACCTTCACTGGAAGGGTGATGGAGAAGATTATTTCAAACTCTTATGATCCATTAATATGATACGTTCACCCTCATTGAACACACGAGGCGTCTGACCAGACCCCCTCACCCAAGCCCCATATTACCTTGTCACTGTTTGTGCTCTTCCTCGGTCTTGCTGTTAATTCTGGCGGCTGAAGGACAACCTCACCAAATTTCACAGAATCTACAATGGGAAGAGGAGGTTTGAGAATAACTTCTTGTAGGATGCCGGCTACGCAGTCAAACCACCCACATCTCACTTCTCCCTGGCCCCTTCTCTAATCAAGAACCACCCACAACCCTGCTCTACCTTCCCTGACAAAAACAACCCAAGGAAAGAATTCGACTTCTGGCTCAAATTGTACCTAAAGGGGCTAGTGCTACAGGTATAGAACCAGCCACAAAGGGCTGCCCTCGGGGTCAGGGGAAACCTGAGCTCATGTTTTACGTTACAGGGCTGCCGaatagatcaaatgagacaacatatacaaGGGGTTCTGCAAACACCATGCCACAATAAACATGTCAGCCaggattatatttattattaaaagttCCCGCAAGCGGCATGGCTAAAACCACTGGATGCTAGCTAGCCTGCTCTCTGATCTGTAAGTCCTCAGAAATCCCTAAAATGCAGCCCTCTCTTCTGGCGCATGTTTCCAAAAGCAGGGGATTGGGAGATCAAATTCCAAGCAGGACTACCTTGAAATAGTTCTTTTTCTAGGCCGGCTAGcgccttttcctctttctgatgTCGAACTTTATCCAAACGCCGTCTCTGGAACCTAAAGAGGCAAatatgattcatttttttcccaatattTTCTAGGGTGCTGAATTGATATCCATgtcactcacacacatgcacgtacACATCTCACAGCAATTACTGTTGTTCAGCTgtctcagtcgtgtctgactcttcatgaccccatttggggttttcttagcaaagatggccatttccttctccagctcattttacagatgaggaaactgaggcaaacagagttaagtgacttgatgagggtcacacagctaataagtgtcagaggccagatttgaactcaggaaaaggagtcttcctggttcctagCCTAGTGTTCTATGCCACTGTGCCAATTATCCAGAAGTTAATAACTATGAGGTGAAATCTGAAACAGTGTTGGAGAGCCTGAAGAAAACCAGTCAAAGGGAACAGGACTACCCTTTCTGGAAACTTCCAATAGGTCCTAGAATTGAACCAAGAAAAATCATAGGACTCTAGTGACAAGGGACCACAGATGCAATCTTATTCAACATCATGAAAAGCATTAATCCCATCTATGGTAGACCCATTGAGGGCTACCCAGACTGCTCTAGTGACAGGGAGCACTACTCCCTGAGGACACTCACTCCATTTCTGGATagcattaataataacaaaaagctTGTCCATATGCTGTCCTGAAAACAGCCTTCCTGTAATTTCTACCCACTCATCTTGGTTCAGACCCCCAAGAACCAATCAAATCCAAGTCTAACATTTCTAGATAACAATCTCATCCTATATTTGAAGTTAGTGAATGTGCCCTCCCTGCCTCTAGTCACCTTAAATTAGTTCTTTTCTCTTCTGGACTAAATATCTCCCTGAACTTCAAACGATTCTCCTGTGGCTCAATTCTGAGACCATTCACTATCCTGCGTGTTTTCCTCAGGAAAATGTGGCACCCACAATTGGACACAATAACCCAGATGTGgtaggaatatacatatacaatatacatctATTAATTTCacataagaggcagctaggtggcacaacagatcaaatgccagacctggagtcaggaagatttgtgttcaaatctgagctcagacaagtactagctatgtgaccctgggcaagtgacttaacctctgtttgcctcagtcttctcaactgtagaataaggataatgataccctgagggttgttttgaggatcaaataatagcCTTAAATCAATTTACAAATTTCTAAgtgcttattagcacagtgcGTGGCCCATAGGAAGTCCTTAAAAAAGGCTCCTTTCCGTTTTTCCTTCTAAGAgaccttagcttttttttttatcagccaCAATACATTGCTGATTCAAACTGAGCttacagtccactaaaaccctgagatctttttcacatgaaaaatatgaaaaatctcTAGTCACATTTTCCTCTACCTCATACTTGAGCTTTTGAACAaatagactttatatttattcttattaaatttaatattttttagccCATCGGTCTCATCTTTGTGGATCCTGACTCTACCATGCAATATAACTGCTATCTCCCAGTGTTTTGGTCAGCTGCAATTTTAGGAAGAGCCCAAATGCCTAGTAAATGTTAGTGAAGATGAATTTATACCATTAACAGTTTTAGAAATCCACCTATATTGTCCTTCTAATGAAGCCTGAGTTGGTGGGGCTCCAGGACAAAGTCTCCCAATGTTTAAATCTGAGAAAGAAAACCTGCTATAACTAGAGTAGGGTAGAAGAAAGAAACTACAGGAACGGAGTTCACAAATAGCCTGCAATGGAAACTTTTCTTCTGGCTCTCTTCCCCACAGGACGCTTTGTAGCCATGAATGGATTCCACGGGGATCCCCAAACTCAGCATTCCACCAATCcaactccatgtctttgcacagacTAACTATCCCATCGGGCAGGGAGGCGGCTCAATGGATAGTGAGCTGGGAACagctgagttcaaaaccagcctcagattcttaacggctctgtgaccttggataattcaCTTAACCACTACAGATCTCAATCtgttcgtctgtaaaatggggaaaataatggcacctacttcagAAGGTTCTTGTgcggataaaatgagatatttgtaaagctctttgcaaacctcaaaacattatgtaaatgctggctatcacatcaccaccactgccaccaccgccaccaccatcaccaccatcatcaccatcatcaccatcatcaccaccatcgccaccatcaccaccaccaccatcaccaccatcaccaccatcaccaccaccatcatcatcatcatcatcatcatcatcatcatcatcaatatccCAGGCTTCCTCCAAGGCTTGGCACACATACTACCTCTTACCGCAAGTAGGTACCATTTCCTGCTTAATGTCGTTTTCTCCTTTTAATAACAGTTAATAACATATATGCTTGCCTGTTTACATGTGCAATCCTCCAGTGGAATTTAAGCTTCACGAAAGCAGGGGCTatctatttttgtctctgtatctccccACTGCCGAGCAGCACTCTGCATACAGCATAtccttaaaataaatgtttactgtacTGGACCTGTCCTTGCCACACAGCTGACCACTCACATAGTATCCTGTACCGTTTGCTGGTGTCTCACATGTTTCACTTCTTGTTTCCTTATCTAGACCTCAAGGGCAGGAAATTTAATTATGCAGTACCTAGCCTAgtacagacgttcaaaaacatgTATTTACTGGTTTGACTGAAACTTGCTCCTCAGGTCAGCCTTTGGGGTTATGTGGGGGTTTCTGTAGCCATCTGCTGGTGAATGGTTGTCATTGCTGTCAGCCAATGAACTCTGAGGTCTAATTAGTGCTCTGAAGATTAGAGGCCTCTAAAGTCCCTATGCCCTGACCCGTTTGGGGATAGTAATACCCTCAAGCCGGAGGTCTAAGCAAACCCACATCACATCCCCACCAACCCCAACTCACTCTTTCTTCCGCTGagacttctctttcttttgctgAGAAGCTTCTTCCTTCTCGGGCGCCCGTTCCACCTGGTTCTCGGTGAGGAAGATCACGTGCTGGGCCTCTTGTTCCATGCGGTGGACATAGGCTTCCTCTGACTCCTTTTTTCCCTGCTTGAACTTGGGAACTGGGATGTCTGACAGAGACCCCATTGCTTCCTTCTCAAACTTCTCCCTGAACGCCACTTGGACTAGGGAAACAGCCAGCACTTAAAAATTTTATAATGCAAAATGACTAGAGGAATGATtcactcattttatggaggaggacaGTGAGACCCAGAGCGGTAAAGATCACAGAGCGTATTAGTGGCAGAAGTGGGACAAGAACCCAAGCCTCCTGACCTGCATACTCTTTATAATTATACCAGGCTTCAGGAACCTCAGAAATGCGGGAGAAGACATTCAAGAGAATAAAGTATTCTATAGCAGAAGAAAGGCTTTTCAGCCTTAATCAATGGAATCTATTCTAAAATTAGACTTCCCACAAAGCAAgcgttcttaatctttttttttttttgggtcacGGACCCTTTCGGCAGCCTGATGACTCCTATGGACACCATTTCAGAGCAAAGTTTCTAAATGCACAAAGtgaaggattacaaaagaaatcaattatactgaaacacAGTTATGTTTCCTgcccctaaaaaaaaaagttcagaagttAAGAACCCcaggggggcaggggaagagaggaaaaagagatgtTCTATTTTTAAACAGGCCCAATTCAAAGCAAAATTATCTTAAGCCTTGTTtccagatcacagatttagagctggaagggacctagcgATCATTAAGCCCACTCTCATTTATCTTAActccccttcccctacttccTCCACTCCATGTGTTTCCTGGGCTCTAGCTAGTCCTAACTACTGATTTACCTAGGCTTCCCCATGTCTATACCTTTGcttatgttatttcttctttcctgactTTCTGCTGACTAAAATACCACCCATCTATCATGACTCAGCTCACGTTCCACCTAAAGCATTCTACCTTCCTGCCCCCAACCCAACTCGATACCTGTCGGTGTTCCAGGGGTTCTGAATGTCTTTCAGAACCCCTGGAACACCGACAGGTATCGAGTTCGGTCCTGTGCTGCAGTGGGGACAAGGGGGGCTATAGGGGAATTCCAGATCAGTTAATCAAGTTAGATGACATCAAAGGATGCTAAGGGCAGGTAGCAGACTGCAAGATGTAGAGATTTAACCTTGTGCTGACCCAGAGCAGCCCATCTGCATATGGGAATATTAGAAAAGACAGAAGAGGACTGGAAGAGACCCCTGGGCATGAACTGCTTTGGTGTTTTTTCTCTAcccatttttttttagtatccCGGACACAGAGGAAAAGACTCAACTCTAAGGAAAGTGTTCAGACTTCATCTTCTCCTTTGTTTCTACTAGAAAGTGCAgcaagaggtgggggaagggatttctctcctctccatccctaCGTTCCATGTGGCACCAGTGTTTTGTCGGTGAATCCAGAGGCAGAGAAGATCTGAGCTGGTCAGGGGAATCTCTGCTCTGCAGGCAGGACTTTGCTCCAGGGAGCTAAGATTCCTGCTGGTTCTAGAGCACACAGCAAACAATACCCTACGCCAGGATTTCAGGTGAACCAAGGGCAGTGTAGACTACTGCCGGCCTTCAGAGCCACAAGCCAGACAACTGGCTGAGGAGAAATGCTTCAACCCACAAGGAACAGCTGGGGATCATTGTGAGaatgtggggtggggaaggaggagagatacACCCCTAGAGGTATCGGTTACCTTGAACATGTCTCCAGTATGCGTGCCTCTCCACTTAGGAGATTTATGAATGTCAGGGCAGATAGCAGTTGAGGTGGAGAGGGAACACTGGacttggcgtcaggaagacccaagttcaaatctaccctcagatacttatgCATATGCTTAATAGATGTGcagccccaggcaagtcacttaacctctctgagccttagtttcctcatctgtaaaaatgggataaCAGTGCTTACCTCCCAAGCATGGTTAAGAGAACACAATGacataatgtttgcaaagcactttgcaaaccttaaaacgctatataaaggctagctattacACTGACACTGAGCttctggttgggggtggggggagatattTTGTGGATATTTATGGTGCCGTTTCACAAAATGCCTCTGCTTTGGGATTGTGTTCTCCAGGTGTCTATCAAAAGGTAAATACATCCATGGTTGTTTATGAGCTATACGGGAGCACGGAGCCACGGAGGACTTTAAACTTATGGTCTTAATCTTCTTCTTCTGGGTACAACCTATAAGTTTGAGTTGGGGGGAAAAGGGGTGGAGCGACCAGGCCATAATGTAGTTATTTGTGTAACCATTTTAACTCTCCTACCAGATCACAAACTGGTGAAGACATAGACCCTTGAAGACAGGGTCTATGTTTTCATCTCTCTTAGTGTCCCCCACACAGAGTAAGTAAGTACTCATCCATGTTGAATTGACTGGAGAGGAATTAAAGATGTGTGGAAAGTgacagaggggagaaaggaatccagaagtcctgggttcaagttctgtctctgaggCCTACACATCTATAGAcacagataagtcacttaacctctcagtgctcctaGAAGGACTCCCTAAGCACTGATGTGCACAAGAATACGGAATTCCACACAAAGAACTACTTgaagcaatgaaatcacaagcccagACCCCACAGCAGATGTTCTAGCTACTCCCTCGGCCGGAAGGCAGCGCAGCGTGTCCtacctgcttttcttttctttttgctgatACGGTTTTTCATCTCCTGGCGACTCTTCATAATTTCCCGAAGTCGGAAAGGAATCTCTTGATCATCCAAGTTCTTGGGCTTAGAgtttactttcttcttcttctcttttctagaaagaaaaagaaaccacaaGACACGTATTAGCACCTTCTGAACACCTTCCACTCCAAGCTGGTGGTGATACTGATGACTCTTGTATTTGTACCCTGGGTGGGGGCTCATCATTCACCCACAAGGGCTGTAGCCTCAGATGAATTCTCACGGATCTCATGACAATCAGATTAATTACCACCTCATTCGTTCCCTACAGATCAGTTGAGACTCCAAATCACATTAAATTAATAGAATCTCCCCCCCCCACTTATTTTTGCTACTTTATtttttctgccaaggagaatgccCCTTGCCCTGGAAATGACCACGAAAATGGAGAGCAGGGAGCTGATGCCCAAGATAAGAGGGCCCTCTGAGAATTCAAGTCTCCTGGTCCAGATGAATTAGCCGCATTTGGAGTAATTAACAGAATTTTTGACCTTGAAGAGAACTTAATGCCCTAGGCCCAAAGTATGTTATAAGAGAGACGATGCCCCAGTATCCccaaaagggtgtgtgtgtgatacagTAAATCTGTATCCccaagggtgtgtgtgtatgagtgtgttaCAATAGATCAGTATAAGACaggtcatatgtggccctctaggtcct
It encodes the following:
- the CCDC137 gene encoding coiled-coil domain-containing protein 137 — its product is MAKARLGRPGTRGPSGSVSRDPRRQQGQQKQGKRPPTPQPGQARKEKKKKVNSKPKNLDDQEIPFRLREIMKSRQEMKNRISKKKRKAVQVAFREKFEKEAMGSLSDIPVPKFKQGKKESEEAYVHRMEQEAQHVIFLTENQVERAPEKEEASQQKKEKSQRKKEFQRRRLDKVRHQKEEKALAGLEKELFQDSVKFGEVVLQPPELTARPRKSTNSDKLGKKSLLLTSLLTPSNASQPPAVSLARQRIVAEERERVVQAYRELKKHKQRQLEQRQLFS